A DNA window from Paraclostridium bifermentans contains the following coding sequences:
- a CDS encoding DUF362 domain-containing protein, with amino-acid sequence MEISKVYYCSLYSDSQSRNLPNNVKKLFERAGFREFISEGEQVAIKLHFGEKGNTTYMSPIAVRQVVDKVKEHKGKPFLTDTNTLYSGSRTNSVDHITTAIENGFAYAVVNAPIIIADGLYSRNSVDVEINQKHFDKVKIGGEIYNSSSMIVMSHFKGHEMAGFGGALKNLAMGCASAPGKQMQHSDAKPGVDNEKCIGCSKCAKSCPVGAINIEEKKAKINHEICYGCGECPTVCPTRAVTIQWETDSDIFVEKMAEYAYGAISNKKDKVGFITFVMNVTPLCDCVPWSGRPISHDIGILASKDPVALDKACYDLVCAEMKHDVFKHAHPGVNGMRVIEYAHEMGMGNKEYELIKI; translated from the coding sequence ATGGAAATATCAAAGGTTTATTATTGCAGTTTATATTCAGATTCGCAAAGTAGAAACTTACCAAACAATGTAAAAAAATTGTTTGAAAGGGCTGGGTTTAGAGAATTTATAAGCGAAGGTGAGCAAGTAGCTATTAAATTGCATTTTGGGGAAAAAGGAAATACTACATATATGAGTCCTATTGCTGTTAGGCAGGTAGTTGATAAAGTAAAAGAACATAAAGGAAAACCATTTTTAACAGATACTAATACTCTTTATTCGGGTAGTAGAACAAATTCAGTTGACCATATAACAACAGCTATTGAAAATGGGTTTGCTTATGCAGTTGTAAATGCTCCAATAATTATAGCTGATGGACTGTATAGTAGAAATTCAGTAGATGTAGAAATTAATCAAAAGCATTTTGATAAAGTTAAAATTGGTGGAGAAATATATAATTCTTCGTCAATGATTGTGATGAGTCATTTTAAGGGTCATGAGATGGCTGGATTTGGAGGTGCTCTTAAAAATTTAGCAATGGGATGTGCAAGCGCACCAGGGAAACAAATGCAACATTCAGATGCAAAACCGGGTGTAGATAATGAAAAATGTATTGGATGTAGTAAATGTGCTAAATCTTGTCCAGTAGGAGCTATAAATATAGAAGAAAAGAAAGCCAAAATAAATCATGAGATTTGCTATGGATGCGGAGAATGTCCAACGGTATGTCCAACTAGAGCTGTAACTATACAATGGGAAACTGACTCTGATATTTTTGTAGAAAAAATGGCTGAGTATGCATATGGAGCTATTAGTAATAAAAAAGATAAAGTAGGATTTATAACATTTGTTATGAATGTAACGCCACTTTGTGATTGCGTACCGTGGTCAGGAAGACCTATATCTCATGACATAGGAATACTTGCATCTAAAGACCCAGTTGCACTTGATAAAGCTTGCTATGATTTAGTATGTGCTGAGATGAAGCATGATGTATTTAAACATGCGCATCCAGGAGTTAATGGGATGAGAGTTATAGAATATGCTCATGAAATGGGAATGGGTAATAAAGAGTATGAATTGATTAAAATTTAG
- a CDS encoding glycosyltransferase family 2 protein, whose translation MEKIANKTKKEFKNTPIYNPNILNKNTNNSSKVYISVKTKFFISLIISVLWTLIAISLSQPWIDDLSIMLNHFLAVFIISGIALVPGFMNIFLIISLLLDKQPKLNNYNPDDDVTLLISAFNEEIGIFNTLKYVKNQNYNGNIHTIVIDNNSHDNTSLEVKRAMSELNMDILLLSEPNPGKFNALNYGLQHVNTELVITLDADTLIHKNAIRNLVGRIKSSPDEVCAVAGSMLVRNSRDNWLSKIQEWDYFLSISSIKRMQGLYQGTLVAQGAFSLYKTEVVSELGGWSDAIGEDIVLTWKMLSKNKKVYFEPMAIAFTDVPTKFSHFTKQRSRWARGMIEGLREVKPWKQPSMFSKFLTGIDLIIPYMDFSYTFFWIPGLILALFWGNYAVVGPMMILVLPLTFISFGILYYYQSNVVFKNLNLKVRKNLIGFILFILCYQLIMSPVSLYGYIQELFGAKRVWK comes from the coding sequence GTGGAAAAGATAGCTAATAAAACAAAAAAAGAATTTAAAAATACCCCTATCTATAATCCAAATATCTTAAATAAAAATACTAATAACAGTTCTAAAGTTTATATAAGTGTAAAAACTAAATTTTTTATAAGTTTAATAATTTCTGTGCTATGGACATTAATAGCAATTAGTTTATCTCAGCCTTGGATCGATGATTTATCCATTATGCTTAATCACTTTTTAGCTGTATTTATAATAAGTGGAATTGCTCTCGTACCTGGCTTCATGAATATATTTTTAATAATAAGTTTATTATTGGACAAACAACCTAAATTGAATAATTATAATCCAGATGATGATGTTACACTTTTGATTTCAGCTTTTAATGAAGAGATTGGTATATTTAATACTTTAAAATACGTAAAAAATCAAAATTATAATGGAAATATACACACAATAGTAATTGATAATAACTCACATGATAACACTAGCTTAGAAGTAAAAAGAGCTATGTCAGAACTAAATATGGATATATTGTTATTATCTGAACCTAATCCTGGAAAGTTCAACGCACTTAACTATGGATTGCAACATGTGAATACAGAGTTGGTAATAACATTAGATGCTGATACATTAATTCATAAGAATGCTATAAGAAATCTTGTTGGAAGAATAAAATCTTCACCAGACGAGGTTTGTGCTGTTGCTGGTTCAATGCTTGTTCGAAATAGTAGAGACAATTGGTTGTCTAAAATCCAGGAATGGGATTACTTCTTAAGTATATCATCTATTAAAAGAATGCAAGGATTATATCAAGGAACATTAGTTGCACAAGGAGCATTCTCATTATATAAAACTGAAGTTGTTTCTGAACTAGGGGGATGGTCAGATGCTATAGGAGAGGATATAGTTCTTACATGGAAGATGCTTTCTAAAAATAAGAAAGTCTATTTTGAGCCTATGGCTATAGCCTTCACAGATGTTCCAACTAAGTTCTCCCACTTTACAAAACAACGTTCAAGATGGGCTAGAGGTATGATTGAAGGCCTTAGGGAAGTTAAACCATGGAAACAGCCATCAATGTTTTCTAAATTTTTAACTGGAATAGATCTAATAATTCCATATATGGACTTTAGTTATACATTTTTCTGGATTCCCGGATTAATTTTAGCTCTATTTTGGGGCAACTATGCTGTAGTCGGCCCTATGATGATATTAGTATTACCTCTTACTTTTATAAGTTTCGGGATACTATACTATTACCAATCTAATGTAGTTTTTAAAAATTTAAACTTAAAAGTTCGAAAAAATTTAATCGGATTTATTCTATTTATTTTATGCTATCAACTTATCATGTCCCCAGTTTCTTTATATGGGTATATTCAAGAATTATTTGGAGCAAAAAGAGTTTGGAAATAA
- a CDS encoding SdpI family protein, producing MIQAYYPNDIYHLGIVMISIGITIRYLSGEYPNGFGYKSIISQKNSYYWKEGNEYSGKVCIISGILYTICFFIIDVFSINIGNEILISIMTFIVLLFIIVSLTEYHLYKICKNLG from the coding sequence ATGATCCAAGCATATTATCCAAATGATATATATCATTTAGGGATAGTAATGATTAGTATTGGGATAACTATTAGATATTTATCGGGGGAGTATCCCAATGGATTTGGATATAAGTCTATCATTTCTCAAAAAAATAGTTATTACTGGAAAGAAGGTAATGAGTATTCAGGTAAGGTGTGTATAATATCAGGGATTTTATATACTATATGTTTTTTTATCATAGATGTATTTAGTATTAATATTGGTAATGAAATTTTAATATCAATAATGACATTTATTGTTTTGCTGTTTATTATAGTTTCACTTACTGAATATCATTTGTATAAAATATGTAAAAATTTAGGATAA
- a CDS encoding dihydrofolate reductase family protein, which produces MSRKIILNLAISIDGYIASEDGGFGWIVGDGDKSLDTEKKWDFSEFLDTIDIVVMGKNCYDQNFHKDFKNKKVYVATSKNLKDYENIHFIKGDIVRMIEKERQTIEKNIFLFGGGKVIDPFIKANIIDEYVIGIIPTILGKGRKLFLENNPKIDLHLDEYITDEGVVILRYSKR; this is translated from the coding sequence ATGAGTAGAAAAATAATTTTAAATTTAGCTATAAGTATTGATGGATATATAGCATCTGAAGATGGCGGATTTGGCTGGATAGTTGGAGATGGAGATAAAAGTTTAGATACAGAGAAAAAATGGGATTTTAGTGAATTTTTAGATACTATAGATATAGTAGTAATGGGTAAAAATTGTTATGATCAAAACTTTCATAAAGATTTTAAAAATAAAAAGGTATATGTTGCAACATCTAAAAACTTAAAAGATTATGAAAATATACATTTTATAAAAGGTGATATAGTAAGAATGATTGAGAAAGAAAGACAAACAATTGAGAAAAATATATTTTTATTTGGAGGGGGGAAAGTTATTGATCCATTTATAAAAGCCAATATTATAGATGAATATGTAATAGGAATTATACCTACGATATTAGGCAAAGGAAGAAAATTATTTTTAGAGAATAATCCTAAAATAGACTTACACTTAGATGAATATATTACTGATGAGGGCGTTGTAATTCTTAGATATTCAAAAAGATAA
- a CDS encoding DUF503 domain-containing protein, whose product MKIYILKVDLRASWVHSLKEKRMVVKSITSKLKNKFNISVAEIENQDVHQLVTIGIIGISLDQSACYSNKENIINFIESNTDAEIINIDEDVLNI is encoded by the coding sequence ATGAAAATATATATTTTAAAAGTTGATTTAAGGGCATCATGGGTACATTCTTTAAAAGAAAAAAGAATGGTAGTAAAGAGTATAACAAGTAAACTTAAAAATAAATTTAATATTTCTGTAGCTGAAATTGAAAATCAAGATGTACATCAGCTTGTTACAATAGGTATAATTGGAATATCTTTAGATCAAAGTGCTTGTTATAGTAATAAAGAAAATATAATAAATTTTATAGAAAGCAATACAGATGCAGAAATTATCAATATTGATGAAGATGTGTTAAATATATAG
- a CDS encoding C-GCAxxG-C-C family protein, with translation MNKEQRVSEIRKIAEGYFERGEFFCSEAVVKTINDELGKPFSDEVTKLASGFPIGVGKSGCLCGAVSGGVMALGMVYGRCHGEAMNEDMFKHAADLHDRIKELYKSTCCRVMTRNFEFQSPERKAHCIKITGEVAAYIAEKLIDDGKLK, from the coding sequence GTGAATAAAGAGCAAAGAGTGTCAGAAATAAGAAAAATAGCAGAAGGATATTTTGAAAGAGGTGAATTTTTCTGTTCAGAGGCAGTTGTAAAAACTATAAATGATGAATTAGGAAAACCATTTAGTGATGAAGTTACAAAGTTAGCTTCAGGATTTCCGATCGGGGTTGGAAAATCAGGATGTCTTTGTGGTGCTGTAAGTGGTGGTGTTATGGCATTAGGAATGGTATATGGAAGATGTCATGGAGAAGCAATGAATGAAGACATGTTTAAACATGCGGCTGATTTACATGATAGAATAAAAGAATTATATAAAAGTACTTGCTGTAGAGTAATGACTAGAAACTTTGAGTTCCAATCACCAGAAAGAAAAGCACACTGTATTAAAATAACAGGAGAAGTTGCAGCTTATATAGCTGAAAAGTTAATAGATGATGGAAAATTAAAATAA
- a CDS encoding TDT family transporter, which produces MEAKNREVKSNFEDMPVAIAGIALGFMSISTALLEFNITWVRHLAVLFSILCIGFLLIKLILHPNKVVNEIKHPMAGSIYPTIFMTLMLVAVYLVEINPKVASGLWLGATVLHFLTFIMFAVYMIKDFKMENMIPSWFIPTVGIGLAAVTSKPMNMPVISKALFYYSLIAFIVLFPIMIYRLLSMEKLTGPKVPTLMIMVAPANICLAAYFAIADKPNAMFVSILAAVSYVSLLYGYTILPKLIKLPYSPGLAPLTFPLGISVVASQRYAKYLGKVGSPLESTVRAFLYVQVIIAILVIGYIVIKTIEFLYKKFNTNKSKNVNSM; this is translated from the coding sequence ATGGAAGCTAAAAATAGAGAGGTTAAGTCAAATTTTGAAGACATGCCTGTTGCAATAGCTGGTATTGCACTTGGTTTTATGAGCATATCTACAGCATTACTTGAGTTTAATATAACTTGGGTACGTCATCTAGCTGTATTATTTTCAATACTATGCATAGGTTTTTTATTAATAAAGTTAATATTACACCCAAATAAAGTAGTTAATGAGATAAAGCATCCAATGGCTGGAAGCATTTATCCAACTATATTTATGACACTTATGTTAGTAGCAGTTTATTTAGTTGAAATAAATCCCAAAGTAGCTAGTGGATTGTGGTTAGGAGCAACAGTACTACACTTTTTAACATTTATAATGTTTGCAGTATATATGATTAAAGATTTTAAAATGGAAAACATGATTCCAAGTTGGTTTATACCAACAGTTGGAATTGGATTAGCAGCTGTTACAAGTAAACCTATGAATATGCCTGTAATCTCTAAGGCATTATTTTATTATTCACTTATAGCATTTATAGTACTATTCCCTATTATGATATATAGACTTTTATCTATGGAAAAACTAACTGGACCAAAAGTTCCAACTTTAATGATAATGGTAGCTCCAGCCAATATATGTTTAGCAGCTTATTTTGCAATTGCAGATAAGCCAAATGCTATGTTTGTAAGTATTTTAGCAGCTGTTTCATACGTATCACTTTTATATGGATATACAATACTTCCAAAACTTATAAAATTACCTTATTCTCCGGGTCTTGCTCCACTTACTTTCCCACTTGGGATAAGTGTTGTTGCATCTCAGAGATATGCAAAATACCTAGGTAAGGTAGGATCTCCACTAGAGAGTACAGTTAGAGCATTTTTATATGTTCAAGTTATAATAGCTATATTGGTTATTGGATATATAGTAATAAAGACAATTGAATTTTTATATAAAAAATTTAATACAAATAAATCTAAAAATGTAAATTCTATGTAG
- a CDS encoding bifunctional 2',3'-cyclic-nucleotide 2'-phosphodiesterase/3'-nucleotidase, whose product MSYKKGVKRLAAIAISAGVIAPIMQPTVAEAAKKENSTVDFRIMATTDLHANIMDHDYFTDKQDPNMGLSRLSTIIEKSKKEVDKDTKNKNIDNSILVDNGDVIQGNPLSTVYAMNEETKVKPGEKYPVYEALDILGYDATTLGNHEFNYGLDFLKQITKKNVMRTKLVNANVLDNNGKNIFNPYNIINETVIDSNGKKQKVKIGITGVVPPQILNWDKKNLQGKVKVEDMKTSVEKITKELKEKHKVDIVIALAHTGTGESDEHIMNSENAAYQLTKVKGLDVVVAGHSHSTTQTEMNGVQIIQPANWGKELGIVDLKLEQKGKTWGVNDKESKVSRKNVKELKPENNPIITENKDLKKAHEATIEFINKPVGETTKELNSFFSLVSDNESVELVAQAQKWYAKNKIEQGQDELKQYKDLPILSAAAPFKAGGREFNDATNYVDIKSGELKIKDLSNLYVYDNTISILKINGAQIKEWLEMTSGMYNTINPTSNEDQQLFNPAYRSYNFDSIEGLTYEIDVTKKAKYDSNGNTINQDSQRISNLKYNGKNLDPNQEFLVVTNNYRASGTFPGIKDAQVVYSSPDENRQAVMDYIKEAGKITPSKDNNWKIKPVKTNAKVLFNSHKNGESYLNDIPSVKKVKDLDNEMATYAYDLSKGEGDKNTVDVQLLLFNDLHGQFDVDSKLGGGIDNLSAYLKKLQSENKNTLTLSAGDAVGGSPAVTALKQDQPTLEIMKEMNVDVVTTGNHEYDEGTSELARIIQGGTHSSGLNWEGSQSFNWVTANVVANKDMKFGNKEVKKGEPILSPYTIKEFDGVKVGVIGIVTTDTARKVVPAGIKDVDFIDEVSAIDKYTKELQQQGVKTIIVLSHVPALTDKDTGKLVDLEGSIDIYDISQKVNDEVDVIMAADNHQFANSVVKREGKDDIVVTQAYSKSTNISDIDLVIDKESGDVVSSKSEILPIDPKNISADKAVTLMVQKAREDVKPLLERKVGFAEEFISRNIEGANGESELGRMIADAQLWAAKEKGEDVQISMMNIGGVRADLQQGDVTYEDVYTIQPFGNDLTKLTLSGAQLKTILETQNIHDWVIGMRQGKYNRPRMLQVEGFTYKWHPELVNGNWVVKVDSINLKDENKTQVTDDMKINTVANIFLAQGGDGFTTFKETNYEVIMSDLEAFEKYAEAFSKLDSDNDGTIGLNKPDINKNPNLVNLDQNFDGKID is encoded by the coding sequence ATGAGTTATAAAAAGGGAGTAAAAAGACTAGCAGCAATAGCTATATCAGCAGGAGTTATAGCACCAATTATGCAACCAACAGTTGCAGAAGCTGCAAAAAAGGAAAATTCAACTGTTGATTTTCGAATAATGGCTACAACTGATTTACATGCTAATATAATGGATCATGATTATTTTACAGATAAACAAGATCCTAATATGGGATTATCAAGATTATCAACTATAATCGAAAAGTCAAAAAAAGAAGTAGATAAAGATACAAAAAACAAAAATATAGACAACTCAATATTAGTAGATAATGGAGATGTAATACAAGGGAACCCATTATCAACAGTATATGCAATGAATGAAGAAACAAAAGTTAAACCAGGAGAGAAATACCCTGTATATGAAGCTTTAGATATATTAGGTTATGATGCAACTACATTAGGGAATCATGAATTTAATTATGGACTTGATTTCTTAAAACAAATAACAAAGAAAAATGTAATGAGAACAAAGCTTGTTAATGCAAACGTTTTAGATAACAATGGAAAGAATATATTCAACCCATATAACATAATAAATGAAACAGTAATAGATTCAAATGGTAAAAAACAAAAAGTTAAAATAGGCATAACTGGAGTTGTGCCACCTCAAATATTAAATTGGGACAAGAAAAACTTACAAGGTAAAGTTAAAGTTGAAGATATGAAAACTTCAGTTGAGAAAATAACCAAAGAATTGAAAGAAAAACATAAGGTTGACATAGTAATAGCTTTAGCACACACTGGAACAGGTGAGAGTGATGAGCATATAATGAACTCTGAAAATGCTGCATATCAATTAACAAAAGTAAAAGGTTTAGATGTTGTTGTAGCAGGTCACTCGCATTCAACAACACAAACAGAAATGAATGGAGTTCAAATTATACAGCCTGCTAACTGGGGGAAAGAGTTAGGAATAGTTGATTTAAAATTGGAACAAAAGGGAAAAACTTGGGGTGTTAATGATAAAGAAAGTAAAGTATCAAGGAAAAATGTAAAAGAATTAAAGCCAGAAAATAATCCTATTATAACTGAAAATAAAGATTTGAAAAAAGCACATGAAGCTACAATAGAATTTATAAATAAGCCTGTAGGAGAAACCACTAAAGAGTTAAATAGTTTCTTTTCACTAGTATCAGATAATGAATCAGTTGAATTAGTAGCACAAGCTCAAAAGTGGTATGCTAAAAACAAAATAGAACAAGGACAAGATGAACTTAAACAATATAAAGATTTACCTATATTATCTGCAGCAGCTCCATTTAAAGCAGGAGGACGAGAATTCAATGATGCAACTAACTATGTAGATATAAAATCGGGAGAACTTAAAATAAAAGACTTATCAAACTTATATGTATATGATAATACTATAAGTATATTAAAGATAAATGGAGCACAAATAAAAGAATGGTTAGAAATGACAAGTGGTATGTATAACACAATAAATCCTACCTCAAACGAAGATCAGCAATTGTTTAACCCTGCATATAGATCATATAACTTTGATTCTATAGAAGGTCTTACATATGAAATAGATGTAACTAAAAAAGCTAAATATGACAGCAATGGAAATACTATAAATCAAGATTCTCAAAGAATATCAAACTTAAAATACAATGGTAAAAACTTAGATCCAAATCAAGAATTTTTAGTAGTTACCAATAACTACAGAGCAAGTGGAACTTTCCCTGGAATTAAAGATGCACAAGTAGTTTACTCATCTCCTGATGAAAATAGACAAGCAGTAATGGATTACATAAAAGAAGCAGGAAAAATAACTCCTTCGAAAGATAATAACTGGAAAATCAAGCCAGTAAAAACAAATGCTAAAGTTTTATTTAATTCTCATAAAAATGGAGAAAGTTATTTAAATGATATACCGAGTGTGAAAAAAGTAAAAGATTTGGACAATGAAATGGCTACTTATGCTTATGATTTAAGTAAAGGAGAAGGTGATAAAAATACGGTAGATGTTCAATTGTTATTGTTTAATGATTTACATGGGCAATTTGATGTAGATTCTAAATTGGGTGGAGGTATAGATAATTTATCAGCGTATTTAAAAAAATTACAAAGTGAAAATAAAAATACACTTACACTTTCAGCTGGAGATGCAGTAGGAGGAAGTCCTGCTGTTACAGCATTAAAACAAGACCAACCAACTTTAGAAATAATGAAAGAAATGAATGTAGATGTAGTGACTACGGGAAATCATGAATATGATGAAGGTACAAGTGAATTAGCTAGGATAATACAAGGAGGAACTCACTCATCGGGACTTAACTGGGAAGGGTCTCAAAGTTTTAATTGGGTAACGGCTAACGTTGTAGCAAATAAAGATATGAAGTTTGGAAATAAGGAAGTAAAAAAAGGAGAGCCAATACTAAGTCCATATACTATAAAAGAATTTGATGGGGTAAAAGTAGGTGTAATAGGTATAGTAACAACAGATACTGCAAGAAAAGTTGTACCTGCAGGTATAAAAGATGTGGACTTTATAGATGAGGTTAGTGCTATAGATAAATATACTAAAGAGCTTCAACAACAAGGTGTGAAAACTATAATCGTATTATCTCATGTGCCAGCACTAACAGATAAAGACACAGGAAAGCTTGTAGATTTAGAGGGTAGTATCGATATATATGATATATCTCAAAAGGTAAATGATGAGGTTGATGTAATAATGGCAGCTGATAATCATCAGTTTGCAAACTCAGTTGTAAAAAGAGAAGGAAAAGATGATATAGTAGTAACTCAAGCGTATTCTAAATCTACTAATATAAGTGATATAGATTTGGTTATAGATAAAGAGAGTGGAGACGTAGTATCTTCAAAATCAGAAATATTACCAATAGACCCTAAAAATATATCAGCAGATAAAGCTGTCACACTTATGGTTCAAAAAGCAAGGGAAGATGTTAAACCTTTACTTGAAAGAAAAGTCGGTTTCGCAGAAGAATTTATTTCAAGAAATATAGAAGGTGCAAATGGAGAATCAGAACTTGGAAGAATGATAGCAGATGCTCAACTATGGGCAGCTAAAGAAAAAGGTGAAGATGTTCAGATATCAATGATGAATATAGGTGGAGTAAGAGCTGATTTACAACAAGGTGATGTAACATATGAAGATGTTTACACAATACAACCATTTGGAAATGATTTAACGAAGCTTACATTAAGTGGGGCACAATTAAAAACAATTTTAGAAACTCAGAATATACATGATTGGGTAATTGGTATGCGACAAGGAAAATATAATAGACCAAGAATGTTACAAGTAGAAGGATTTACATATAAATGGCACCCAGAACTTGTTAATGGTAACTGGGTTGTAAAAGTAGATAGCATAAATTTAAAAGATGAAAATAAAACACAAGTAACTGATGATATGAAGATAAATACTGTAGCTAATATATTTTTAGCACAAGGCGGAGACGGATTTACTACGTTCAAAGAAACAAACTATGAAGTTATTATGAGTGATTTAGAAGCTTTTGAAAAATATGCTGAAGCATTTTCAAAATTAGATAGTGATAATGATGGAACGATTGGATTAAACAAACCAGATATAAACAAAAATCCTAATTTAGTAAACTTAGATCAGAACTTTGATGGCAAAATTGATTAA
- a CDS encoding (2Fe-2S)-binding protein, with the protein MALEMEKYLKVRKAQGQGARTVEELKEISDIVIESEEELKEVETLIKNACKCKNVLIETIVEAVKNGADTVEKVGEVTKAGTGCGRCKGIISNIIENKR; encoded by the coding sequence ATGGCATTAGAAATGGAAAAATATTTAAAAGTAAGAAAAGCTCAAGGACAAGGTGCTAGAACTGTTGAGGAACTTAAAGAAATATCAGATATAGTTATTGAAAGTGAAGAAGAACTTAAAGAAGTAGAAACTCTTATAAAAAATGCATGTAAATGTAAGAATGTATTAATTGAAACAATAGTAGAAGCAGTAAAAAACGGAGCTGATACAGTTGAAAAGGTTGGAGAAGTAACTAAAGCAGGTACGGGATGTGGAAGATGTAAAGGAATTATATCAAACATCATAGAAAATAAAAGATAA